The following are encoded in a window of Desulfosporosinus sp. Sb-LF genomic DNA:
- a CDS encoding sigma 54-interacting transcriptional regulator has translation MDYSRVLFIAPYTELAEEAKKTVQELNKPCQIIVADMRDGAEAAKKALNYGVEVIISRGGTASLIRQAVNIPVVEVEVTGYDILRALYPLRDKEGPFGIIGFPTVIKGCQTIAQMIGLNCYICELKEENETLHSIKESDFAQTKIIVGDTIAVRYSEILQRPVHLIKSGPESITTAILQAEHLIEALEIDRAKTALSTVILNAVHEGVVTIDRNENILNLNAEAQKMLGVNLEILGQPAKKVFRPQLLEDIHSKKLFGYPERVNGKDLVINLYPIIDREIHLGTVLTLQNTLEIQQAEYNIRRKLHDKGLVSKFSLRDFAGNSEPVRLVLDQARKYAKTDSSILIQGESGTGKELLAQGIHQVSLRKNGPFVAINCAALPEHLLESELFGYEEGAFTGARKGGKVGLFELAHKGTLFLDEVGELPLHVQARLLRVLQEREVMRVGGDRVIPVDVRLISATHRKLNDAVEKNEFRADLFYRLHVLGLRVPPLRERKGDIRLLMNRFLSDLSLKLGKPNLKYSEEVYQAFEKYHWPGNVRELRNCVEKLIVLAETDMIQPESLAVISFVAQNKDEFANLLYHDDITSSMSDFSPQFSENPRVEGPNEFQRSNRFREGEAVLIQGSLIEIEKRVIERVVELENQNLSRAAKRLGIDRSTLWRKRRLDK, from the coding sequence ATGGATTATTCGCGAGTTTTATTTATCGCTCCTTATACTGAACTCGCCGAGGAAGCTAAAAAAACTGTTCAAGAATTGAATAAACCTTGTCAAATTATCGTTGCCGATATGCGCGACGGGGCAGAGGCCGCTAAAAAGGCGCTTAATTATGGTGTTGAAGTTATCATTAGTCGTGGGGGAACGGCTTCATTGATTCGTCAGGCGGTTAATATCCCTGTTGTTGAAGTCGAAGTGACTGGATATGATATCTTGCGTGCCCTCTACCCTTTAAGGGATAAAGAAGGCCCGTTTGGCATTATTGGTTTTCCGACCGTTATTAAAGGGTGCCAAACTATTGCACAAATGATTGGACTCAACTGCTATATTTGTGAACTGAAAGAAGAAAATGAGACACTTCATTCCATTAAGGAATCTGATTTTGCTCAAACTAAAATAATTGTAGGAGATACGATTGCTGTTCGTTATTCCGAAATTTTGCAACGTCCCGTGCACTTAATCAAATCTGGCCCAGAGTCTATCACTACAGCGATTTTGCAGGCCGAGCACCTTATTGAGGCTCTCGAAATAGATCGGGCCAAGACGGCTCTCAGTACCGTAATTTTAAATGCAGTTCACGAAGGAGTCGTTACAATTGATAGAAACGAAAATATTTTGAACCTAAATGCCGAAGCCCAAAAAATGTTGGGAGTTAACCTGGAGATTTTAGGACAGCCTGCTAAAAAAGTGTTTCGCCCCCAACTGCTTGAAGACATTCACTCTAAGAAATTATTTGGGTATCCGGAAAGAGTGAACGGTAAGGATTTAGTCATCAATCTTTACCCGATTATTGATCGCGAGATTCATCTGGGGACGGTATTAACTTTGCAAAATACTTTAGAGATTCAACAAGCTGAATATAATATCCGCCGAAAACTACATGACAAAGGCTTAGTTTCTAAATTTTCCCTAAGAGATTTTGCAGGGAATAGTGAACCTGTCCGCTTAGTATTGGATCAGGCCCGAAAATATGCCAAGACAGATAGTAGTATTTTGATTCAAGGGGAATCGGGAACCGGAAAAGAGCTTCTAGCTCAAGGAATCCATCAGGTTAGTTTGCGCAAGAATGGACCTTTTGTGGCTATTAACTGTGCTGCTTTACCAGAGCATTTACTGGAAAGCGAACTGTTTGGCTATGAAGAAGGGGCTTTTACTGGTGCTCGTAAAGGGGGAAAAGTTGGACTTTTTGAATTAGCTCATAAAGGGACGCTTTTTTTAGATGAAGTTGGAGAGTTACCACTTCATGTTCAAGCACGTCTTTTGCGTGTACTCCAGGAAAGAGAAGTTATGAGAGTCGGTGGAGACCGAGTTATTCCAGTTGATGTTCGCCTCATCTCTGCAACACACCGTAAACTAAACGATGCGGTGGAAAAGAATGAATTCCGAGCAGACTTATTTTATCGTTTACACGTCTTAGGACTAAGGGTTCCACCCTTGCGAGAACGAAAAGGCGACATTCGGCTGTTAATGAATCGATTTCTAAGTGACCTTTCTCTTAAATTAGGAAAACCTAATCTTAAGTATTCTGAGGAAGTTTATCAAGCCTTTGAAAAATATCACTGGCCCGGAAATGTTAGAGAACTTAGAAATTGTGTTGAAAAGCTCATCGTACTAGCTGAAACAGATATGATTCAACCCGAAAGCTTGGCGGTTATATCCTTTGTTGCCCAAAACAAAGATGAATTTGCGAATCTTCTTTACCACGATGATATAACAAGCTCAATGAGCGATTTCTCTCCGCAGTTCAGCGAGAACCCTCGTGTTGAAGGTCCTAATGAATTCCAAAGGAGCAATCGATTCAGAGAAGGTGAAGCTGTATTAATTCAGGGAAGCTTAATCGAGATTGAAAAACGCGTAATTGAGAGGGTCGTAGAATTGGAGAATCAAAACCTTTCCCGCGCAGCAAAACGTCTTGGAATTGATCGTTCAACTTTATGGCGTA